A region from the Triticum urartu cultivar G1812 chromosome 1, Tu2.1, whole genome shotgun sequence genome encodes:
- the LOC125545216 gene encoding kinesin-like protein KIN-5A — protein MEKRGGTPSPSPRSTEKSGKDLTRSGDANGGASAGGNATPKGDKEKGVNVQVILRCRPLSEDETKGNTPVVISCNERRREVAATQVIANKQIDRTFAFDKVFGPSSKQKDLFEQSISPIVHEVLEGYNCTIFAYGQTGTGKTYTMEGGGTRKAKSGELPTDAGVIPRSVRQIFDILEAQCAEYSMKVTFLELYNEEITDLLAPDEPRFPVLPVPEDKNKKPIALMEDGKGGVFVRGLEEEVVYSAGEIYKILDKGSAKRRTAETLLNKQSSRSHSIFSITIHIKELTHESEEMIKIGKLNLVDLAGSENISRSGARDGRAREAGEINKSLLTLGRVINALVEHSGHVPYRDSKLTRLLRDSLGGKTKTCIIATISPSVYCLEETLSTLDYAHRAKNIRNKPEVNQKMMKSAVIKDLYSEIDRLKQEVFAAREKNGIYIPRERYLQEEAEKKAMTEKIEKLGVDLEARDKQLVELKELYDAQMLLSAELGEKLEKTQKDLEDTRHALHDLEEKYNEAKSTIKEKEFVISNLQNSEKSLVDCAYNLRAELENAAADVSGLFSKIERKDKIEDGNRSLVQRFRSQLTQELDALHKTVSTSVMQQEDHLKEMEDDMQSFVSSKDEAAQGLKESIQNLKALHGSGITALDNLAGEIDMNSQTTFEKLNSQVQSHTSDLEKCFGVIALGADNLLNELQCSLSKQEERLAHFANKQREGHLRAVEASRSISNITVGFFHSLDVHASKLTSILEETQGVQDQQLIDLEKKFEECAANEEKQLIEKVAEMLAISNARKKKLVQTAVGDLRESAVNRTGQLQKEISTAQDFTSSVREKWGFYMEETENNYIEDTTAVDSGRSCLAEVLVECKTKTGMGAQQWKNAEDSLFSLGKGNVESVDSIVRTGREANQLLRSKLSAAVSTTLEDIDVANKALLSSIDSSLKVDHEACANIVSVLTPCHGEMTELKGAHYHKVVEITGNAGKCLEEEYLVDEPSCSTPRRREIDLPSAESIEELRTPDYDELLRSFRESRAGWKQANGDTKHLPEAQEESTSPSSVRDARVPLIARN, from the exons ATGGAGAAGAGGGGTGGCACTCCATCGCCGTCGCCGAGGTCGACGGAGAAGTCCGGAAAGGACTTGACGAGGTCGGGGGACGCCAACGGCGGCGCGAGCGCCGGCGGCAACGCCACCCCGAAAGGCGACAAGGAGAAGGGAGTCAATGTGCAGGTCATCCTTAGATGCAG GCCACTGAGTGAAGATGAGACAAAGGGGAATACTCCGGTGGTGATATCGTGCAACGAGCGCCGCCGGGAGGTCGCCGCCACTCAGGTCATCGCCAATAAGCAGATTGACCGGACTTTCGCCTTCGACAAG GTCTTTGGCCCGTCATCAAAGCAGAAGGACTTGTTTGAACAATCCATCTCACCAATAGTGCATGAGGTCCTTGAGGGCTATAATTGCACAATTTTTGCCTATGGGCAAACCGGTACCGGCAAAACCTATACAATGGAAGGAGGTGGAACCAGAAAGGCCAAG AGTGGTGAGCTCCCAACTGATGCTGGAGTTATCCCGAGGTCCGTCAGGCAAATTTTCGACATCCTTGAGGCCCAGTGCGCGGAGTACAGCATGAAAGTCACCTTTCTTGAGCTTTACAATGAAGAGATCACTGATTTGTTGGCTCCTGATGAGCCAAGGTTCCCTGTGTTACCTGTCCCTGAGGACAAGAATAAAAAGCCCATTGCCCTTATGGAAGATGGCAAGGGTGGTGTTTTTGTTAGAGGGCTTGAAGAGGAGGTTGTGTACTCTGCTGGCGAAATCTACAAGATTCTTGACAAGGGCTCTGCAAAGAGGCGCACCGCAGAGACATTGCTGAACAAGCAAAGCAGCAGGTCACACTCCATATTCTCAATCACAATTCACATCAAGGAATTGACTCATGAAAGCGAGGAGATGATCAAAATTGGGAAGCTTAATCTCGTCGATCTAGCTGGTTCAGAAAATATATCACGCTCAGGTGCTAGAGAT GGCAGAGCGAGAGAGGCTGGGGAGATCAACAAGAGTTTGCTCACACTTGGCCGTGTTATTAATGCTCTAGTCGAGCACTCTGGACATGTCCCATATAG AGATAGCAAGCTGACAAGATTATTGCGAGATTCATTGGGAGGGAAAACAAAGACTTGCATTATTGCTACAATATCACCTTCGGTATATTGCTTGGAAGAGACGTTGAGCACACTCGATTATGCACATCGTGCAAAAAATATCAGGAACAAACCCGAG GTGAACCAAAAGATGATGAAATCTGCTGTCATCAAGGACCTTTACTCCGAAATTGACCGCCTTAAACAAG AAGTGTTTGCGGCAAGAGAGAAAAATGGTATATACATTCCAAGAGAGCGCTACCTCCAAGAGGAAGCTGAGAAAAAG GCCATGacagaaaaaatagaaaaactGGGAGTTGATCTAGAGGCTAGGGATAAG CAATTGGTGGAACTAAAAGAACTTTATGATGCTCAAATGCTTTTGAGTGCAGAGTTGGGCGAAAAACTCGAGAAAACTCAG AAAGATCTGGAGGACACCAGGCATGCTCTGCATGATTTAGAAGAAAAATACAATGAAGCAAAGTCTACTATCAAAGAAAAGGAATTTGTAATATCTAATCTTCAGAACTCAG aaaaatCACTGGTAGACTGTGCCTATAATCTCCGCGCAGAATTAGAAAATGCTGCAGCAGATGTTTCTGGTCTATTCTCCAAAATAG AGCGTAAAGACAAAATAGAAGATGGAAACAGGTCACTTGTGCAGAGATTTAGATCTCAACTGACCCAGGAGCTTGATGCCTTGCATAAAACCGTCTCCACTTCAGTGATGCAGCAGGAGGATCACCTCAAAGAAATGGAAGATGATATGCAGTCCTTCGTATCTTCAAAAGATGAG GCTGCACAAGGGCTAAAGGAGAGCATACAAAACCTGAAAGCCCTGCATGGTTCAGGTATTACAGCGCTGGATAATTTAGCAGGCGAAATTGACATGAATTCTCAGACAACATTTGAGAAACTGAACTCACAAGTACAATCACACACATCAGATCTTGAGAAA TGTTTCGGAGTAATTGCTTTGGGAGCAGACAACTTGTTAAATGAGCTTCAGTGTAGCCTTTCGAAACAAGAAGAGCGATTAGCCCACTTCGCAAACAAGCAGCGGGAG GGACACCTAAGAGCTGTGGAAGCGTCGCGGTCCATCTCAAATATTACTGTTGGTTTCTTCCATTCACTGGATGTTCATGCATCTAAACTTACTAGTATTTTGGAAGAAACACAAGGTGTGCAAGATCAACAACTTATTGATCTTGAGAAGAAATTTGAG GAGTGTGCAGCTAATGAAGAAAAGCAACTTATAGAAAAGGTGGCAGAGATGCTTGCAATTTCTAATGCAAGAAAGAAGAAGCTA GTCCAAACGGCTGTAGGTGACCTTCGAGAGAGCGCTGTAAACAGGACAGGTCAGCTGCAGAAAGAAATTTCAACAGCACAGGACTTCACCTCATCCGTACGGGAAAAGTGGGGCTTTTACATGGAAGAAACGGAGAATAATTACATTGAAGATACCACTGCAGTCGACAGTGGACGGTCTTGCTTGGCAGAAGTTCTAGTGGAATG CAAAACTAAGACGGGCATGGGTGCACAACAATGGAAGAATGCTGAGGATTCTCTCTTCAGCCTTGGCAAAGGAAATGTTGAATCAGTAGATAGCATAGTCAG GACCGGGAGAGAAGCCAACCAATTGCTGCGTTCCAAATTGTCTGCCGCAGTATCGACTACCCTTGAAGATATAGATGTAGCAAACAAGGCCCTTCTTTCTTCCATTGACA GCTCGCTGAAGGTTGACCATGAGGCGTGCGCAAACATCGTCTCCGTTCTCACCCCGTGCCATGGGGAAATGACGGAGTTGAAGGGTGCGCATTACCACAAGGTCGTGGAGATAACCGGAAATGCGGGGAAATGCCTAGAGGAAGAATACCTG GTGGATGAACCGTCGTGTTCAACGCCAAGGAGGCGGGAAATCGACCTTCCAAGCGCCGAGTCGATTGAGGAGCTGCGGACCCCAGACTACGACGAGCTCCTCAGGTCGTTCCGCGAGTCGAGGGCTGGATGGAAGCAGGCGAACGGAGACACGAAACACCTCCCGGAGGCGCAAGAAGAATCTACATCACCATCGTCGGTCAGGGATGCGAGGGTCCCCCTTATAGCAAGAAATTAG